The Mya arenaria isolate MELC-2E11 chromosome 16, ASM2691426v1 genome includes a window with the following:
- the LOC128221027 gene encoding uncharacterized protein LOC128221027 codes for MDRCCLFTLVFDLGLFGYACGAGNKYGTISVVGPAFVNREVTLKMTPSFPWGCDVEWRCMRDGSTTFQTMTGTKVERYSEDGSFFFKWIASIEYENADFYAVCSTNTSIGTSMVSLNMKDIVGQCGALVLLSPVVRGANVELGYFPADHYIQRQNNNTRTWKKNFKVIQLRNGSYEEDKLSEYFYKLTVFNFDETDKGTYTLECNLGGPTESVHVYIQERPSNPILGPMPPDFNTTECIYVYAGSDMYCKTDNGTEPVHVALLLGNDTFVLDKNKGNEGLYRFQNVYQHMAGRPRRNVTCQVSNAALETPNEVRGILCNVEKGSPPELTVPEFLDGESSTAVCEVRNAIPAPAIAIHVGTVLLSEVQQTDSFNASSNTFTSQARAAKTNKSWNANEMCCTRQSKDNYGLKAVSICQNINMKFPPSDLFISVNKIHEYRNKFSEFFLNMSCETNESNPPCTIKWSSDNDNITFVQSNSWTYGDNGSYRSVSNVLYNVTEDMAGGTITCATKCDHFPSHLDKDYKIYISETDTSADDDVVHITTQGVQYAVVQRQPVTQRIETQQPRNDDSLTYDELDFNFLQEAHARIPSRRNDTRTDYTIIEFSSTQTPAVEDPVYDNASTKI; via the exons ATGGATAGGTGCTGCCTGTTTACTCTGGTATTTGATCTCG GTCTGTTTGGCTACGCCTGTGGAGCTGGGAACAAATATGGAACGATATCTGTGGTAGGTCCCGCTTTTGTGAACAGGGAGGTTACACTGAAAATGACCCCTTCCTTTCCTTGGGGATGTGATGTAGAATGGAGATGCATGAGGGATGGCAGCACAACATTCCAAACAATGACTGGGACAAAAGTTGAAAGATATTCGGAAGATGGgtcattcttttttaaatggatAGCTTCAATTGAATATGAGAACGCTGACTTCTACGCAGTATGTTCAACAAACACGTCGATAGGAACAAGCATGGTATCTTTAAATATGaaag ATATTGTTGGACAATGTGGAGCTCTCGTGCTGTTAAGCCCAGTTGTACGCGGCGCGAACGTCGAACTGGGATATTTTCCAGCTGATCATTATATACAGCGCCAAAATAACAATACACGAACATGGAAGAAAAACTTCAAAGTGATACAGCTACGAAACGGTTCTTACGAAGAAGACAAACTTTCTGAATACTTTTACAAATTGACGGTATTCAACTTTGATGAAACAGACAAGGGAACATACACTTTAGAGTGCAATCTAGGAGGACCCACGGAATcagtacatgtttatatacagG AGCGACCGAGCAACCCAATACTCGGTCCAATGCCCCCTGACTTTAACACAAcagaatgcatttatgtttatgctgGCTCTGACATGTATTGCAAAACTGACAATGGAACCGAACCCGTACACGTCGCACTTTTACTTGGCAATGATACATTTGTGCTTGATAAAAACAAAGGGAACGAAGGGTTGTACCGGTTCCAAAACGTTTATCAACATATGGCTGGACGGCCGAGACGAAATGTGACGTGTCAAGTTTCAAATGCAGCCCTTGAAACACCTAATGAAGTGCGCGGCATTCTATGTAACGTAG AGAAAGGAAGCCCGCCCGAGCTAACAGTTCCCGAATTCCTTGATGGCGAAAGCTCGACAGCAGTATGTGAAGTGCGCAATGCTATCCCAGCTCCGGCAATAGCAATTCACGTTGGCACAGTCTTGCTATCTGAAGTTCAACAAACTGATTCATTCAATGCATCTTCTAATACTTTTACAAGTCAAGCAAGGGCGGCAAAGACTAACAAATCGTGGAATGCAAATGAAATGTGTTGCACAAGGCAGAGCAAAGATAACTATGGTTTAAAAGCTGTGTCAATATgccaaaatatcaatatgaaat TTCCGCCGTCGGACCTTTTCATATCcgtaaacaaaatacatgagTATCGCAACAAATTTTCTGAATTTTTCTTGAACATGTCTTGTGAAACTAATGAATCAAATCCGCCTTGTACGATTAAATGGTCAAGCGACAACGATAACATAACATTCGTTCAAAGCAACAGCTGGACTTATGGTGACAATGGGAGTTACCGTTCTGTATCCAATGTGCTCTATAATGTCACTGAAGACATGGCTGGGGGAACAATTACATGTGCAACAAAATGTGACCATTTCCCATCCCATTTAGATAAAgactacaaaatatatatttcag AAACAGACACCTCGGCGGACGATGACGTGGTACACATAACAACGCAAGGTGTCCAGTATGCAGTTGTTCAGAGGCAGCCTGTCACACAGAGGATTGAAACACAG CAACCACGTAATGACGACAGCCTAACGTACGACGAGTTGGACTTCAATTTTCTACAGGAAGCTCACGCCAGAATTCCGTCAAGGAGAAATGATACGCGGACGGATTATACTATCATTGAGTTCTCCTCAACACAGACACCTGCTGTAGAAGATCCTGTGTACGACAATGCATCAACGAAGATCTAG